One part of the Cyclobacteriaceae bacterium genome encodes these proteins:
- a CDS encoding S9 family peptidase, translating to MKLSSSRVLYLILLFLICTNSIAQEAKPITWKDVPAWKSISPFSVTVSPDGQWVAYALLPVDGDGELIVQKVRGTDKKTYAIGSATFPSVAFSEDGRWVAFKEFPKNSERKANVKTPSKQLFDKLHVVELATDKKTEYEKVNSFAFNGELGNHLAIHIAKERSPGSKPDDPKGSDLLLIELSTGKSQNIGNVSEYAFNKKGTHLVYAIDAANQSGNGLHLYTVAAKQTRVLDSDKARYQSINWTEEGDGLAALKLVKDKKFKQDKGSVLGVKNFSTPTPLVVTYEPAKDSVRFPKGMTISPNRKPMWTEDLTRLLFGIHDLELAKKEDKAADKVAPKESDADKLAKIKTDTTIKSIADLQKAIAKLDSKKPETKGDTLKPDMTIWHWQDTRLQSRQQRQETQDKNFSYWGMYDISASSFIRLSDGTLKDLNIMPKHRYAIGQDNSAYELDNALDGQSYTDVYVIDLKTGTKTKVFEKHYLPSFWSSPRPSPDGTKFLYGKDGHYYVYDIPTKSHVNITEKVKTSFINTEDDHNVIKPLTPVIGWSSDSKIVLLRDLWNIWQVPVNGKDAATNLTVNGRKEKIRYQNRFQLDPDEKGIDLKKPQYVRTYGEWNKKSGIARLEPGKTGLTPGTKSLLWEDANITRLLKAKKAEVYVFSREKFNQPTEFFAADAQLKNENQVSKNAPDAAKYAWSPGVQLVDYVSDKGDTLQGALFLPAGYEKGKKYPTVVYYYEKLSQTLHSYSSPGFSGTGWNPSVYTSNGYAVFIPDIVYKMDDPGMSAVWCVIPGVKAALKTGVIDETKIGIHGHSWGGYQTCFLITQTNMFKAAAAGAPLTNMVSMYDLIYWNTGGGNMSIFEASQGRFKGAPWDNWEAYLRNSPVYHVKNVSTPLLMLHNDKDGAVDFTQGIEYYNALRRLKKPVVMMQYKGENHGLAKLENRKDYSARMMEFFDYHLKGATIPDWLKDGVDHLKLNDHLTERVFQGQD from the coding sequence ATGAAACTATCTTCGTCAAGAGTCCTTTATTTAATACTGCTTTTTTTAATCTGTACTAATAGCATAGCACAGGAAGCAAAGCCCATCACCTGGAAAGATGTTCCGGCATGGAAATCTATTTCACCCTTTAGTGTAACCGTTTCACCCGATGGACAGTGGGTTGCTTATGCGCTGCTTCCCGTAGATGGTGATGGGGAACTCATTGTTCAGAAAGTAAGAGGAACGGATAAAAAAACGTATGCTATAGGAAGCGCAACCTTTCCATCGGTTGCCTTCTCGGAAGATGGCCGATGGGTTGCCTTCAAGGAATTTCCCAAAAATTCGGAGAGGAAAGCTAATGTTAAAACGCCCAGCAAACAACTCTTCGACAAGCTTCATGTGGTGGAGTTGGCAACCGATAAGAAAACAGAATACGAAAAAGTAAATTCATTTGCCTTCAACGGAGAACTGGGCAATCACCTCGCTATTCATATTGCCAAAGAACGCAGCCCGGGAAGCAAACCCGATGATCCGAAAGGTTCAGACTTATTACTTATTGAACTTTCCACTGGAAAAAGTCAAAACATCGGTAATGTTTCGGAATATGCTTTCAATAAAAAAGGAACGCACTTAGTTTATGCGATTGATGCCGCCAACCAAAGCGGCAATGGTTTGCATCTGTACACCGTTGCAGCAAAACAAACCCGTGTGCTCGACAGTGATAAAGCAAGGTATCAATCCATTAACTGGACCGAGGAAGGCGATGGACTAGCAGCATTGAAGCTGGTGAAGGACAAAAAATTCAAACAGGATAAAGGAAGTGTTTTAGGTGTAAAAAACTTTTCAACACCTACACCTCTAGTTGTAACCTACGAACCCGCAAAAGATTCTGTACGATTCCCGAAAGGAATGACCATCAGCCCGAACCGTAAACCCATGTGGACGGAAGACCTGACCCGCCTATTGTTTGGTATCCATGATTTAGAGTTAGCAAAGAAAGAAGACAAGGCCGCTGATAAAGTAGCACCAAAAGAATCGGATGCCGATAAGCTGGCTAAAATAAAAACAGACACTACCATTAAGTCAATTGCCGATTTACAAAAAGCCATCGCCAAACTAGATAGCAAAAAACCTGAAACAAAAGGTGATACACTAAAACCTGATATGACCATCTGGCATTGGCAGGATACGCGTTTACAATCACGCCAGCAACGGCAAGAAACACAGGATAAAAATTTCAGTTATTGGGGCATGTATGATATTAGTGCCTCATCCTTCATCCGCCTGAGCGATGGAACGTTGAAAGACCTGAACATAATGCCGAAGCATCGGTATGCGATTGGTCAGGATAACAGCGCGTATGAATTAGACAATGCCCTGGATGGACAATCCTACACCGATGTATATGTAATCGATTTAAAAACCGGAACGAAAACAAAAGTATTTGAGAAGCACTACCTGCCTTCGTTTTGGTCGAGCCCCAGACCATCACCGGATGGAACAAAATTTCTGTACGGAAAAGACGGTCATTATTATGTGTATGACATTCCAACCAAAAGTCATGTAAACATTACCGAAAAAGTAAAAACCTCTTTTATCAATACAGAAGATGATCACAATGTTATAAAACCACTTACACCAGTTATAGGCTGGAGCAGCGACAGCAAAATTGTTCTGCTTCGCGATTTGTGGAATATCTGGCAAGTTCCGGTGAACGGAAAAGATGCAGCAACAAATCTTACCGTGAACGGACGCAAAGAAAAAATCCGTTACCAAAACCGTTTTCAGCTTGATCCGGATGAAAAAGGAATTGATCTTAAAAAGCCTCAGTATGTGCGTACCTATGGTGAATGGAACAAGAAAAGCGGTATTGCCCGACTTGAACCCGGCAAAACCGGACTTACACCAGGCACAAAATCATTGTTATGGGAAGATGCAAACATCACCCGCCTGTTGAAAGCAAAGAAGGCAGAGGTATATGTTTTCAGTCGGGAGAAATTCAACCAGCCAACAGAATTTTTTGCTGCCGATGCTCAATTAAAAAATGAAAATCAGGTTTCAAAAAATGCTCCCGATGCAGCTAAATATGCATGGTCACCGGGCGTTCAATTGGTTGATTATGTTTCCGACAAAGGCGACACGCTGCAAGGTGCATTGTTCTTGCCTGCCGGATATGAAAAGGGTAAAAAATATCCAACCGTAGTGTATTACTATGAGAAACTTTCTCAGACACTGCATAGCTATAGCAGTCCTGGCTTCTCCGGCACAGGCTGGAATCCCAGCGTTTACACCAGCAACGGGTACGCGGTGTTTATTCCAGACATTGTATATAAAATGGATGACCCGGGTATGTCGGCCGTATGGTGTGTGATACCGGGAGTTAAGGCTGCTTTGAAAACCGGTGTGATTGATGAAACTAAAATTGGAATTCACGGACATTCGTGGGGTGGTTACCAAACCTGTTTTCTGATCACTCAAACCAATATGTTTAAAGCCGCTGCCGCGGGAGCACCATTAACCAACATGGTGTCGATGTATGATTTGATTTACTGGAATACCGGTGGCGGAAATATGTCGATCTTTGAAGCCTCACAAGGACGGTTTAAGGGGGCTCCATGGGACAACTGGGAGGCCTACCTTCGCAATTCACCTGTTTATCATGTGAAAAATGTTAGCACCCCCCTGCTTATGCTGCACAACGATAAAGATGGTGCAGTTGATTTCACACAAGGTATTGAGTACTACAATGCTTTGCGCAGATTAAAAAAACCAGTGGTGATGATGCAATACAAAGGCGAAAATCATGGCTTGGCTAAACTTGAAAACCGAAAGGATTATTCCGCACGGATGATGGAGTTTTTTGATTATCACCTGAAAGGTGCCACCATTCCCGATTGGTTGAAGGATGGTGTTGATCATTTAAAACTAAATGATCATTTGACGGAACGCGTATTTCAGGGACAGGATTAG
- a CDS encoding ketoacyl-ACP synthase III, which yields MQEKIYSIITGSGRYIPTQRITNNDFLTNTFYEADGNPIKRPIEEVIRKFSDITGILERRYVTDDLVASDIGYLSAQDALASSGIDGETLDYIIVAHNFGDVAYDNRRSDLVPALASRVKAKLGIKNPDTVCYDLPFGCAGWLQGVIQADFYIKAGMAKRVMVIGTETLSRICDPHDRDSMIYADGAGATILEARLSDKPVGILAHQSQTNAGDYTYVLKMQPSYNPDYPGDDLFLKMRGRVLYEHALKAVPAVVKASLVKADIPLTEVTKVFIHQANNKMDEAILKRLFEEYGITNIPEGIMPMSISWLGNSSVATVPTLYDLVSKGDMPEHRLIKGSIIVFAAVGAGVNINAAVYRIPD from the coding sequence ATGCAAGAAAAGATTTATTCGATCATCACCGGATCCGGGCGGTACATTCCTACACAACGCATTACCAACAACGATTTTCTAACCAACACATTTTATGAAGCCGATGGTAACCCCATCAAGCGACCCATTGAAGAGGTGATCCGTAAGTTCAGCGACATTACCGGAATACTGGAACGCAGGTATGTTACAGATGATTTGGTTGCTTCCGATATCGGGTACCTGTCAGCTCAAGATGCACTTGCATCTTCCGGTATAGATGGTGAAACACTCGACTATATTATTGTAGCACATAATTTTGGAGATGTTGCCTACGATAACCGCAGGAGTGACCTGGTGCCTGCGTTAGCCTCGCGTGTAAAGGCGAAGCTTGGAATAAAAAATCCGGATACGGTTTGTTATGATTTGCCTTTTGGATGTGCCGGTTGGTTACAGGGAGTTATCCAGGCAGATTTTTATATCAAGGCTGGTATGGCCAAACGTGTAATGGTTATTGGTACGGAAACCTTGTCGCGTATTTGCGATCCGCATGATCGTGACAGCATGATTTATGCCGATGGGGCTGGAGCAACAATTCTGGAAGCGCGACTGAGTGACAAACCTGTAGGCATATTGGCACATCAATCACAAACCAATGCCGGTGATTATACCTATGTGCTTAAAATGCAGCCTTCGTATAATCCGGATTATCCGGGTGATGATTTGTTTTTAAAAATGCGTGGCCGTGTGTTGTATGAACACGCCCTGAAAGCCGTGCCCGCAGTGGTTAAAGCAAGTTTGGTGAAGGCGGATATTCCCCTTACGGAAGTAACCAAGGTTTTTATCCATCAGGCCAATAATAAAATGGACGAGGCCATCCTGAAAAGACTTTTTGAAGAATACGGTATTACCAACATTCCCGAAGGCATTATGCCCATGAGCATTTCCTGGTTGGGCAATAGTTCAGTGGCTACAGTGCCCACGTTATATGATTTGGTAAGCAAAGGTGATATGCCCGAACATCGGTTAATCAAAGGGAGTATTATTGTTTTTGCTGCTGTTGGTGCCGGTGTTAACATCAACGCTGCTGTGTACCGCATTCCTGATTAA
- the ccoN gene encoding cytochrome-c oxidase, cbb3-type subunit I, which yields MELEKFSYDNKIVKAFIIATVIFGLVGMLVGLTAAIQLFYPVFNFDLQYTTFGRIRPLHTNAIIFAFVGNAMFAGVYYSMQRLLKTRMFSDTLSWIHFWGWQLIILAAAITLPLGITTSKEYAELEWPIDIAITLIWVVFGWNMIGTIIKRREKHMYVAIWFYIATFVTVAVLHIVNSFEMPVNFFKSYSWYAGVQDALVQWWYGHNAVAFFLTTPYLGLMYYFLPKAANRPVYSYRLSIVHFWSLIFLYIWAGPHHLLYSTLPDWAQSLGTVFSIMLIAPSWGGMLNGLFTLRGAWDRVREDAVLKFMVVAVTAYGMATLEGPLLSLKNVNAIAHFTDWIVAHVHVGGLGWNGFLIFGILYWVVPRMWGTNLYSTKLANVHFWIGTLGIIFYALPMYISGVVQSLMWKEFNAEGFLVYKNFLETTVQILPMHMLRAIGGGLYLTGAIIMTYNLIKTAYAGSFVANEPAEAAPIAKTGATGGGWHHVLESKPIMFSVLTLIAILIGGIVEMVPTFLIKSNVPTIASVKPYTPLELHGRDIYIREGCVGCHSQLVRPFRSEVERYDPQGGEYSKSGEYVYDHPFLWGSKRTGPDLHRLGGKYSDVWHYNHMLAPDAVSTGSIMPAYPWLFEQTIDLSQTAPKIRALRKIGVPYEEGYEAIANEHLNIQARRIAENLQLEGIEVAPETEIIAMIAYLQRLGKDIKASKTAENK from the coding sequence ATGGAACTCGAAAAATTCAGTTACGACAACAAAATCGTGAAGGCCTTTATCATTGCCACAGTGATCTTCGGCCTGGTGGGTATGCTGGTAGGCCTTACTGCTGCCATCCAGCTTTTTTACCCGGTATTCAATTTCGATTTGCAGTACACCACGTTTGGTCGCATCAGGCCACTGCACACTAACGCCATTATTTTTGCGTTTGTGGGCAACGCTATGTTTGCCGGGGTGTACTATTCCATGCAGCGGCTGTTAAAAACCCGCATGTTCAGTGACACACTCAGTTGGATCCACTTCTGGGGTTGGCAATTAATCATTTTGGCAGCAGCCATAACACTGCCGCTGGGCATCACCACCTCTAAGGAATATGCTGAACTGGAGTGGCCTATTGACATTGCCATCACGCTTATTTGGGTTGTATTTGGCTGGAACATGATCGGCACCATTATCAAGCGCAGGGAAAAACACATGTATGTGGCTATCTGGTTTTACATCGCCACGTTTGTAACGGTGGCTGTACTGCATATTGTAAACTCGTTTGAAATGCCGGTGAATTTCTTCAAGAGTTATTCCTGGTATGCCGGTGTGCAGGATGCGCTGGTGCAATGGTGGTATGGACATAACGCGGTGGCGTTTTTCCTTACAACACCTTACCTGGGGTTGATGTACTATTTCCTTCCGAAAGCGGCTAACCGGCCGGTGTACTCTTATCGTCTTTCCATCGTACACTTCTGGTCATTGATATTCTTGTATATATGGGCAGGTCCACACCACTTATTGTATTCTACGTTACCCGACTGGGCACAATCGCTGGGTACGGTTTTCTCCATCATGCTCATCGCGCCATCCTGGGGCGGTATGCTTAATGGTTTGTTTACGTTGCGTGGTGCCTGGGACAGGGTGCGTGAAGATGCTGTTTTAAAATTTATGGTGGTGGCTGTTACCGCATATGGTATGGCCACGCTGGAAGGCCCGCTTTTGTCGTTAAAAAATGTTAATGCCATTGCGCACTTTACCGATTGGATTGTAGCACACGTGCACGTGGGTGGCTTGGGCTGGAATGGTTTCTTAATCTTTGGAATTTTGTATTGGGTTGTTCCGCGCATGTGGGGCACAAACCTGTATTCTACCAAACTGGCTAATGTGCATTTCTGGATTGGTACCCTGGGTATTATTTTCTATGCCTTACCGATGTATATCTCCGGTGTGGTACAAAGTTTAATGTGGAAAGAATTTAATGCAGAAGGATTTCTGGTTTACAAAAACTTTCTGGAAACCACAGTGCAGATTCTTCCCATGCATATGTTGCGTGCAATCGGTGGTGGTTTGTACCTCACCGGTGCCATCATAATGACGTACAACCTCATTAAAACCGCTTATGCCGGCAGCTTTGTTGCCAATGAACCTGCAGAAGCAGCCCCAATAGCGAAAACAGGAGCAACCGGAGGAGGCTGGCACCATGTGTTGGAAAGCAAGCCGATCATGTTTAGCGTACTTACGCTGATTGCAATTTTGATTGGTGGTATTGTTGAGATGGTACCTACCTTCTTGATTAAATCCAACGTGCCTACTATTGCGAGTGTAAAACCGTATACTCCACTTGAACTTCACGGTCGTGATATTTACATCCGCGAAGGTTGTGTAGGTTGCCATTCGCAGTTAGTTCGTCCTTTTCGTTCGGAAGTAGAACGTTACGACCCACAAGGTGGCGAATACAGTAAGTCGGGCGAGTATGTTTACGATCATCCATTCCTTTGGGGATCGAAACGCACCGGACCGGATTTACACCGCCTGGGCGGAAAATATTCGGATGTATGGCACTATAACCACATGCTGGCCCCGGATGCCGTTTCTACAGGTTCGATCATGCCGGCTTATCCCTGGTTGTTTGAACAAACTATTGACTTAAGTCAAACGGCACCGAAGATCAGGGCGTTGCGAAAAATTGGCGTACCGTATGAAGAAGGTTATGAAGCGATTGCCAATGAGCACCTGAATATTCAAGCCAGGCGCATTGCCGAGAACTTACAACTGGAAGGTATTGAAGTGGCACCGGAAACGGAGATCATCGCCATGATTGCCTACCTGCAACGGTTGGGTAAAGATATAAAGGCATCAAAAACAGCAGAAAATAAGTAA
- a CDS encoding cbb3-type cytochrome c oxidase subunit 3 has product MYKNVLQSIDNIAIWPIISLSIFFIFFIMLLWWVFTVDKKYIRQMENMPFDHADEPSTTTNTNL; this is encoded by the coding sequence ATGTATAAAAATGTATTACAAAGTATCGATAACATCGCCATATGGCCGATCATATCGCTTTCAATATTTTTCATCTTCTTCATTATGCTGTTGTGGTGGGTATTTACGGTGGATAAGAAATATATACGCCAAATGGAGAACATGCCTTTCGATCATGCAGATGAACCATCAACAACTACAAACACAAACCTATGA
- a CDS encoding c-type cytochrome: MRTIASTFLFILISASAMAQDAAPKTSFWSDPLSDPLFPFYVVIGFVFLTAFLVIMVAVYMLKVLNVFIRKAAEERAEKLGVKYVAPPSYWSKFWDQINAFRPAEKEADIMLDHNYDGIRELDNHLPPWWKWLLYGSIIWAVVYLVVYHVTGSLPLMEGEYQAEVTKAEEQRAKLLALNPPVSIDESTLAYSPDEAILKKGRQIYVTNCASCHLADGQGSIGPNLTDDYWLHGGSIKDIYAVIKNGVPEKGMISWAPVLSPEQIRDVAFYIKSIHGTNPPNPKAPQGTKYVEEESEATPQGSSL, translated from the coding sequence ATGAGAACGATAGCATCAACATTCCTTTTCATATTGATAAGTGCATCGGCCATGGCGCAGGATGCTGCTCCAAAAACCAGTTTTTGGAGTGATCCGCTTAGTGATCCACTGTTTCCATTTTATGTAGTTATAGGTTTTGTGTTTCTCACGGCCTTCCTCGTTATCATGGTTGCAGTGTACATGCTTAAAGTGCTGAATGTTTTTATCCGCAAGGCAGCAGAAGAACGTGCCGAGAAGTTGGGAGTAAAATATGTGGCACCACCTTCTTACTGGTCGAAGTTCTGGGATCAGATCAACGCTTTCAGGCCAGCCGAGAAAGAAGCTGATATCATGCTGGATCATAATTATGATGGCATACGCGAACTGGATAACCATTTACCACCCTGGTGGAAATGGCTGTTGTACGGTTCGATTATCTGGGCGGTCGTTTATCTGGTGGTGTACCACGTTACGGGAAGTTTACCACTAATGGAAGGTGAGTATCAGGCAGAGGTAACCAAAGCAGAAGAACAACGTGCGAAACTTCTGGCGTTAAATCCTCCTGTTTCAATTGATGAAAGCACACTGGCGTATTCACCGGATGAGGCTATACTTAAAAAGGGTCGGCAGATATATGTTACCAATTGTGCATCGTGCCACCTGGCAGATGGACAGGGAAGTATTGGTCCGAATTTAACGGATGATTACTGGTTGCATGGCGGAAGCATTAAAGATATTTATGCGGTGATCAAGAATGGTGTTCCGGAAAAGGGAATGATTTCGTGGGCTCCAGTATTATCACCGGAGCAAATTCGTGATGTGGCATTTTATATCAAGAGTATACACGGAACAAATCCGCCAAATCCAAAAGCACCGCAAGGAACTAAATACGTTGAGGAGGAGAGTGAAGCCACACCGCAGGGTTCTTCTTTATGA